In Natator depressus isolate rNatDep1 chromosome 9, rNatDep2.hap1, whole genome shotgun sequence, a single genomic region encodes these proteins:
- the LOC141993641 gene encoding myb/SANT-like DNA-binding domain-containing protein 7 codes for MAAQVRKRAPVWSTQETLDLLAVWGEESVQAELRTSRRNAYIYARTWRGKGYTRDTQQCRVKIKEVRQVYQKTREANSRSGAERQTCRFYERLHAILGGDPTSTPTLSMDTSQGTQAAMGNNEEGIVEEEEEEEENVQQASRGSILPSSQDLFLILEPIPSQEPLVRDCDGREGISSECTLVITLQGLNAIVVNV; via the coding sequence ATGGCTGCCCAGGTACGCAAACGCGCTCCAGTGTGGAGCacacaggagacactggatctgttggctgtgtggggagaagagtctgtgcaggcagagctccgaaccagcagaagaaatgcttaCATCTATGCCAGGACATGGAGGGGAAAAGGCTACacaagggacacacagcagtgccgtgtgaaaataaaGGAGGTCAGGCAagtgtaccagaagacaagggaggcaaatAGTCGCTCTGGTGCTGAGCgacagacatgccgcttctatgaacggctgcatgcaattctaggcgGGGACCCCACCAGTACTCCAACACTCTCCATGGATACCTCCCAGGGGACCCAGGCAGCCATGGGCAACAATGAGGAGGGCATtgttgaggaagaggaggaggaggaggagaacgtgcagcaggcaagcagaggatccattctccccagcagccaggaccttttcctaaTTCTGGAGCCAATCCCCTCCCAGGAACCACTGGTGAGGGACTGTGATGGCAGGGAAGGCATCTCCAGTGAGTGCACACTTGTAATAACACTACAGGGGTTAAATGCAATTGTGGTTAATGTTTAA